The window AGAAAGTGGAAAGAGAAAGTGGAAAGAGAAAGAGCAAGAGCAAGAGAAAGCAGAAAGTTGGAAAGTATAATGTGGAAAAGATAAAAATAGTGAAAGAAGTGGGCAGCGGGCAAAAAAAACAAAGCCCCGGAGGAATCGGGGCTTTAGCTGCAATTTGTCTATTCTACAGGTTCGAACATGTCTTTTGTAACGCCGCACATTGGGCAAGTCCAATCGTCCGGAATATCTTCGAAATCTGTTCCCGGTTCGATTCCACCATCGGAATCGCCGATTTCCGGATCATATACGTATCCACAAGGTATGCATCTAAATTTTTTCATTTGAACCTCCAATAGTTTTTATTTTATTTACATATTGTATATACCTATTATATCAAAATATAAACAAAAAACTACAATTTCC of the Peptostreptococcaceae bacterium genome contains:
- a CDS encoding rubredoxin — translated: MKKFRCIPCGYVYDPEIGDSDGGIEPGTDFEDIPDDWTCPMCGVTKDMFEPVE